One region of Cheilinus undulatus linkage group 4, ASM1832078v1, whole genome shotgun sequence genomic DNA includes:
- the mchr1a gene encoding melanin-concentrating hormone receptor 1 has translation MDFFNLSNFSLVDSNLTTPTVVDGTLHCSSILHVISGIICFLGIMGNCIVIYTIMKKTKCRAKQTVPDIFILNLSLVDLLFLLGMPFLIHQLLGDGTWHFGAAMCTVITALDSNSQIVSTYILTAMTLDRYLATVHPIRFNYIRTPFVAVLVIGLVWGLSLLTIIPVWMYAGLMTLPDGMVACALLLPDPVTDTYWFTLYQFFLAFAIPLAIICLVFFKILQHMSTSVAPLPPRSLRVRTRKVTRMAVAICLAFFICWAPYYILQLVHLGVQKPSLAFSYAYNIAISMGYANSCINPFLYIILSETFKRQFYRAVRPINRKFRVNPSTTDGGSVSVRMIPEGAQQEPASGEMIPSHVDPQ, from the coding sequence ATCTCTGGCATCATCTGCTTTCTGGGTATCATGGGGAACTGTATCGTCATCTACACCATCATGAAGAAGACCAAGTGCCGTGCCAAACAAACTGTCCCagatatatttattttgaatttatcacTTGTTGATCTCTTGTTTCTCCTTGGGATGCCATTCCTCATCCACCAGCTGCTGGGTGACGGTACCTGGCACTTTGGAGCAGCTATGTGTACAGTCATCACTGCGCTTGACTCCAACAGTCAGATTGTCAGCACTTACATCCTGACTGCCATGACACTTGATCGTTACCTAGCTACGGTTCATCCCATCCGTTTCAACTACATCCGCACACCTTTTGTGGCAGTGCTGGTGATCGGCCTAGTGTGGGGTCTGTCTTTACTCACCATTATCCCTGTGTGGATGTACGCCGGCCTGATGACTCTCCCTGATGGCATGGTTGCCTGTGCTCTCCTTCTGCCTGACCCAGTCACTGACACGTACTGGTTTACACTCTACCAGTTCTTCTTGGCGTTTGCGATACCTTTGGCCATCATTTGCCTGGTGTTCTTCAAGATCCTGCAGCACATGTCCACCAGCGTGGCACCCCTGCCTCCTCGGAGTTTGAGAGTGCGAACCAGGAAGGTGACGCGGATGGCGGTGGCCATCTGCCTGGCTTTTTTCATCTGCTGGGCCCCTTACTACATCCTTCAGCTGGTCCATCTTGGAGTGCAGAAGCCAAGCCTTGCCTTCTCCTATGCCTATAATATAGCTATAAGCATGGGCTATGCTAACAGCTGCATCAACCCATTTCTTTATATTATACTCAGTGAGACCTTCAAAAGGCAGTTCTACAGGGCAGTTCGACCCATCAACAGGAAATTTCGTGTGAACCCAAGCACAACAGATGGTGGAAGTGTGAGTGTGAGAATGATCCCTGAGGGGGCCCAGCAGGAGCCGGCATCTGGAGAGATGATACCATCCCATGTGGACCCACAGTAA